In a genomic window of Punica granatum isolate Tunisia-2019 chromosome 6, ASM765513v2, whole genome shotgun sequence:
- the LOC116211712 gene encoding ubiquitin-like-specific protease 1D isoform X1: MRVQSGVSASLCATVHKPRPRIGRMGEVERGDKEEQPLRLDWSALLPDSDDPPPELIVSGRGDQGQGGCSAPVDPDQCAFAEIQGLSDQKLEESIASKTKTLQTIGCKLHDGGSKLRGMLERLLEEKERRKLRRNGEDVDECVRITTATSGPSDGFREDTTPSEKQSSFSRLFTQSLDENNACRIGDVDKAPLSFNHGDWRRKKCKRKLSPVGRRKPSLSSRKRPFQSPREISLDRKQHSLDGGRRGRARFSSNNFYGELFSHRLAKRKNDMRALPFNDSTPKKELTVVLDDEEECHLIETAEQAGEIAECMEETKIYYPSRDDPGSVEICSADLDCLKPEGYLTSTIMNFYILYLQLQASQSSRGINDYLFFNTYFYKKLQEAVSCKENVRDASFARLRRWWKGVNIFQKAYVLIPIHDELHWSLAIICVPDKEDRSGPILLHLDSLQLHRSKSIFDNIRRFLVEEWNHLKQEVTPSDLLIADEVWERLPRQISDKKIMHSQVSEDEKTLDVIPGLLFWYRRAIFSHARYEGFLLYGKGITLVFCQLRKVPQQKNDYDCGLFVLYFMERFIEEAPERLKKNDLAMFGKQWFKPEEASSLRVKIRKLLLEELEKAKGCPDTPESSPRSGSSPSGLHGDDRRLTPKSSPHSGSNSSGYLEMIED; encoded by the exons ATGCGAGTCCAAAGCGGCgtctcggcctctctctgcGCTACCGTACATAAACCTCGCCCCCGCATTGGTCGCATGGGGGAAGTGGAGCGAGGCGACAAGGAGGAGCAGCCGCTCCGCCTCGACTGGTCCGCGCTCTTGCCCGACTCCGACGATCCGCCGCCGGAGCTTATCGTCAGCGGCAGGGGGGACCAGGGCCAGGGTGGTTGCTCAGCTCCCGTGGACCCCGATCAGTGCGCCTTTGCTGAAATCCAGGGGCTATCGGACCAGAAGCTCGAGGAGTCCATCGCCAGTAAGACCAAGACGCTGCAAACCATAGGCTGTAAGCTGCATGATGGAGGTTCGAAGCTCCGCGGTATGCTTGAGCGCCTCCTCGAGGAGAAGGAGCGCAGGAAGCTCCGTCGGAATGGCGAG GATGTTGATGAATGCGTGAGAATCACGACAGCTACAAGTG GTCCTTCTGATGGCTTCAGGGAGGACACTACACCATCAGAAAAACAATCTTCCTTTTCCAGGCTATTTACTCAATCTTTGGATGAAAAT AATGCTTGTAGGATAGGTGATGTTGATAAAGCACCACTCAGCTTCAATCATGGGGACTGGCGCagaaagaaatgtaaaagaaaGCTCTCACCAGTGGGTCGGAGAAAGCCTAGTTTATCATCAAGAAAGCGACCTTTTCAATCTCCAAGAGAAATTTCTCTCGACAGAAAGCAGCATTCCTTGGATGGTGGTCGAAGGGGAAGGGCTCGCTTCTCTTCTAATAATTTCTATGGTGAATTATTTTCTCATCGCCTTGCGAAAAG GAAAAATGACATGCGTGCTCTACCTTTTAATGATTCGACGCCTAAGAAG GAGCTGACAGTTGTTCTTGATGATGAAGAGGAATGTCATCTTATAGAAACGGCTGAGCAGGCAGGCGAAATTGCTGAATG CATGGAAGAAACTAAGATCTACTACCCATCAAG AGATGATCCAGGCTCTGTTGAAATATGTTCTGCAGACTTAGACTGCCTTAAACCTGAAGGCTATCTCACTTCGACtattatgaatttttacaTCCT ATATCTACAGCTTCAAGCATCACAGTCAAGTAGGGGAATAAACGATTATCTCTTTTTCAACACATACTTCTACAAGAAGCTCCAAGAGGCTGTATCGTGCAAG GAAAATGTGAGAGATGCATCTTTTGCCAGGCTTAGGAGGTGGTGGAAGGGTGTGAATATATTTCAGAAGGCATATGTTCTTATACCGATACATGATGA GCTACACTGGAGCTTGGCAATTATATGTGTACCAGATAAGGAGGACAGATCAGGACCGATATTACTTCATCTAGATTCTCTACAACTTCATCGAAGTAAATCTATTTTTGACAACATTAGAAG ATTTTTGGTAGAAGAATGGAATCATCTAAAGCAAGAAGTTACTCCTTCAGATCTCCTTATAGCAGATGAGGTTTGGGAAAGGCTCCCTCGTCAAATTTCAGACAAGAAGATTATG CATTCGCAAGTTTCTGAAGATGAGAAAACACTTGATGTCATCCCTGGCCTGTTATTTTGGTATAGGAGAGCAATTTTTAGTCATGCGAGATATGAAGGATTTCTGCTTTATGGGAAAGGAATCACCTTGGTGTTTTGTCAGTTACGCAAG GTGCCTcaacaaaaaaatgattatgatTGCGGTCTCTTTGTGCTGTATTTCATGGAGCGTTTCATTGAAGAGGCCCCGGAGAGGCTAAAGAAGAATGATTTAGCTATG TTTGGGAAGCAGTGGTTCAAGCCAGAAGAGGCCTCTAGCTTGAGAGTGAAGATCCGTAAATTGCTCTTGGAGGAACTTGAGAAAGCTAAAGGGTGTCCCGATACTCCCGAATCTTCTCCACGTTCAGGGAGTAGTCCTTCTGGATTACATGGAGATGATCGAAGACTGACTCCCAAATCTTCTCCACATTCAGGGAGTAATTCTTCCGGATATCTGGAGATGATTGAAGACTGA
- the LOC116211712 gene encoding ubiquitin-like-specific protease 1D isoform X2 yields the protein MRVQSGVSASLCATVHKPRPRIGRMGEVERGDKEEQPLRLDWSALLPDSDDPPPELIVSGRGDQGQGGCSAPVDPDQCAFAEIQGLSDQKLEESIASKTKTLQTIGCKLHDGGSKLRGMLERLLEEKERRKLRRNGEDVDECVRITTATSGPSDGFREDTTPSEKQSSFSRLFTQSLDENNACRIGDVDKAPLSFNHGDWRRKKCKRKLSPVGRRKPSLSSRKRPFQSPREISLDRKQHSLDGGRRGRARFSSNNFYGELFSHRLAKRKNDMRALPFNDSTPKKELTVVLDDEEECHLIETAEQAGEIAECMEETKIYYPSRDDPGSVEICSADLDCLKPEGYLTSTIMNFYILYLQLQASQSSRGINDYLFFNTYFYKKLQEAVSCKENVRDASFARLRRWWKGVNIFQKAYVLIPIHDELHWSLAIICVPDKEDRSGPILLHLDSLQLHRSKSIFDNIRRFLVEEWNHLKQEVTPSDLLIADEVWERLPRQISDKKIMVPQQKNDYDCGLFVLYFMERFIEEAPERLKKNDLAMFGKQWFKPEEASSLRVKIRKLLLEELEKAKGCPDTPESSPRSGSSPSGLHGDDRRLTPKSSPHSGSNSSGYLEMIED from the exons ATGCGAGTCCAAAGCGGCgtctcggcctctctctgcGCTACCGTACATAAACCTCGCCCCCGCATTGGTCGCATGGGGGAAGTGGAGCGAGGCGACAAGGAGGAGCAGCCGCTCCGCCTCGACTGGTCCGCGCTCTTGCCCGACTCCGACGATCCGCCGCCGGAGCTTATCGTCAGCGGCAGGGGGGACCAGGGCCAGGGTGGTTGCTCAGCTCCCGTGGACCCCGATCAGTGCGCCTTTGCTGAAATCCAGGGGCTATCGGACCAGAAGCTCGAGGAGTCCATCGCCAGTAAGACCAAGACGCTGCAAACCATAGGCTGTAAGCTGCATGATGGAGGTTCGAAGCTCCGCGGTATGCTTGAGCGCCTCCTCGAGGAGAAGGAGCGCAGGAAGCTCCGTCGGAATGGCGAG GATGTTGATGAATGCGTGAGAATCACGACAGCTACAAGTG GTCCTTCTGATGGCTTCAGGGAGGACACTACACCATCAGAAAAACAATCTTCCTTTTCCAGGCTATTTACTCAATCTTTGGATGAAAAT AATGCTTGTAGGATAGGTGATGTTGATAAAGCACCACTCAGCTTCAATCATGGGGACTGGCGCagaaagaaatgtaaaagaaaGCTCTCACCAGTGGGTCGGAGAAAGCCTAGTTTATCATCAAGAAAGCGACCTTTTCAATCTCCAAGAGAAATTTCTCTCGACAGAAAGCAGCATTCCTTGGATGGTGGTCGAAGGGGAAGGGCTCGCTTCTCTTCTAATAATTTCTATGGTGAATTATTTTCTCATCGCCTTGCGAAAAG GAAAAATGACATGCGTGCTCTACCTTTTAATGATTCGACGCCTAAGAAG GAGCTGACAGTTGTTCTTGATGATGAAGAGGAATGTCATCTTATAGAAACGGCTGAGCAGGCAGGCGAAATTGCTGAATG CATGGAAGAAACTAAGATCTACTACCCATCAAG AGATGATCCAGGCTCTGTTGAAATATGTTCTGCAGACTTAGACTGCCTTAAACCTGAAGGCTATCTCACTTCGACtattatgaatttttacaTCCT ATATCTACAGCTTCAAGCATCACAGTCAAGTAGGGGAATAAACGATTATCTCTTTTTCAACACATACTTCTACAAGAAGCTCCAAGAGGCTGTATCGTGCAAG GAAAATGTGAGAGATGCATCTTTTGCCAGGCTTAGGAGGTGGTGGAAGGGTGTGAATATATTTCAGAAGGCATATGTTCTTATACCGATACATGATGA GCTACACTGGAGCTTGGCAATTATATGTGTACCAGATAAGGAGGACAGATCAGGACCGATATTACTTCATCTAGATTCTCTACAACTTCATCGAAGTAAATCTATTTTTGACAACATTAGAAG ATTTTTGGTAGAAGAATGGAATCATCTAAAGCAAGAAGTTACTCCTTCAGATCTCCTTATAGCAGATGAGGTTTGGGAAAGGCTCCCTCGTCAAATTTCAGACAAGAAGATTATG GTGCCTcaacaaaaaaatgattatgatTGCGGTCTCTTTGTGCTGTATTTCATGGAGCGTTTCATTGAAGAGGCCCCGGAGAGGCTAAAGAAGAATGATTTAGCTATG TTTGGGAAGCAGTGGTTCAAGCCAGAAGAGGCCTCTAGCTTGAGAGTGAAGATCCGTAAATTGCTCTTGGAGGAACTTGAGAAAGCTAAAGGGTGTCCCGATACTCCCGAATCTTCTCCACGTTCAGGGAGTAGTCCTTCTGGATTACATGGAGATGATCGAAGACTGACTCCCAAATCTTCTCCACATTCAGGGAGTAATTCTTCCGGATATCTGGAGATGATTGAAGACTGA
- the LOC116211712 gene encoding ubiquitin-like-specific protease 1D isoform X3, producing MCYSVLLMASGRTLHHQKNNLPFPGYLLNLWMKMIGDVDKAPLSFNHGDWRRKKCKRKLSPVGRRKPSLSSRKRPFQSPREISLDRKQHSLDGGRRGRARFSSNNFYGELFSHRLAKRKNDMRALPFNDSTPKKELTVVLDDEEECHLIETAEQAGEIAECMEETKIYYPSRDDPGSVEICSADLDCLKPEGYLTSTIMNFYILYLQLQASQSSRGINDYLFFNTYFYKKLQEAVSCKENVRDASFARLRRWWKGVNIFQKAYVLIPIHDELHWSLAIICVPDKEDRSGPILLHLDSLQLHRSKSIFDNIRRFLVEEWNHLKQEVTPSDLLIADEVWERLPRQISDKKIMHSQVSEDEKTLDVIPGLLFWYRRAIFSHARYEGFLLYGKGITLVFCQLRKVPQQKNDYDCGLFVLYFMERFIEEAPERLKKNDLAMFGKQWFKPEEASSLRVKIRKLLLEELEKAKGCPDTPESSPRSGSSPSGLHGDDRRLTPKSSPHSGSNSSGYLEMIED from the exons ATGTGCTATTCA GTCCTTCTGATGGCTTCAGGGAGGACACTACACCATCAGAAAAACAATCTTCCTTTTCCAGGCTATTTACTCAATCTTTGGATGAAAAT GATAGGTGATGTTGATAAAGCACCACTCAGCTTCAATCATGGGGACTGGCGCagaaagaaatgtaaaagaaaGCTCTCACCAGTGGGTCGGAGAAAGCCTAGTTTATCATCAAGAAAGCGACCTTTTCAATCTCCAAGAGAAATTTCTCTCGACAGAAAGCAGCATTCCTTGGATGGTGGTCGAAGGGGAAGGGCTCGCTTCTCTTCTAATAATTTCTATGGTGAATTATTTTCTCATCGCCTTGCGAAAAG GAAAAATGACATGCGTGCTCTACCTTTTAATGATTCGACGCCTAAGAAG GAGCTGACAGTTGTTCTTGATGATGAAGAGGAATGTCATCTTATAGAAACGGCTGAGCAGGCAGGCGAAATTGCTGAATG CATGGAAGAAACTAAGATCTACTACCCATCAAG AGATGATCCAGGCTCTGTTGAAATATGTTCTGCAGACTTAGACTGCCTTAAACCTGAAGGCTATCTCACTTCGACtattatgaatttttacaTCCT ATATCTACAGCTTCAAGCATCACAGTCAAGTAGGGGAATAAACGATTATCTCTTTTTCAACACATACTTCTACAAGAAGCTCCAAGAGGCTGTATCGTGCAAG GAAAATGTGAGAGATGCATCTTTTGCCAGGCTTAGGAGGTGGTGGAAGGGTGTGAATATATTTCAGAAGGCATATGTTCTTATACCGATACATGATGA GCTACACTGGAGCTTGGCAATTATATGTGTACCAGATAAGGAGGACAGATCAGGACCGATATTACTTCATCTAGATTCTCTACAACTTCATCGAAGTAAATCTATTTTTGACAACATTAGAAG ATTTTTGGTAGAAGAATGGAATCATCTAAAGCAAGAAGTTACTCCTTCAGATCTCCTTATAGCAGATGAGGTTTGGGAAAGGCTCCCTCGTCAAATTTCAGACAAGAAGATTATG CATTCGCAAGTTTCTGAAGATGAGAAAACACTTGATGTCATCCCTGGCCTGTTATTTTGGTATAGGAGAGCAATTTTTAGTCATGCGAGATATGAAGGATTTCTGCTTTATGGGAAAGGAATCACCTTGGTGTTTTGTCAGTTACGCAAG GTGCCTcaacaaaaaaatgattatgatTGCGGTCTCTTTGTGCTGTATTTCATGGAGCGTTTCATTGAAGAGGCCCCGGAGAGGCTAAAGAAGAATGATTTAGCTATG TTTGGGAAGCAGTGGTTCAAGCCAGAAGAGGCCTCTAGCTTGAGAGTGAAGATCCGTAAATTGCTCTTGGAGGAACTTGAGAAAGCTAAAGGGTGTCCCGATACTCCCGAATCTTCTCCACGTTCAGGGAGTAGTCCTTCTGGATTACATGGAGATGATCGAAGACTGACTCCCAAATCTTCTCCACATTCAGGGAGTAATTCTTCCGGATATCTGGAGATGATTGAAGACTGA
- the LOC116211712 gene encoding ubiquitin-like-specific protease 1D isoform X4 yields MASGRTLHHQKNNLPFPGYLLNLWMKMIGDVDKAPLSFNHGDWRRKKCKRKLSPVGRRKPSLSSRKRPFQSPREISLDRKQHSLDGGRRGRARFSSNNFYGELFSHRLAKRKNDMRALPFNDSTPKKELTVVLDDEEECHLIETAEQAGEIAECMEETKIYYPSRDDPGSVEICSADLDCLKPEGYLTSTIMNFYILYLQLQASQSSRGINDYLFFNTYFYKKLQEAVSCKENVRDASFARLRRWWKGVNIFQKAYVLIPIHDELHWSLAIICVPDKEDRSGPILLHLDSLQLHRSKSIFDNIRRFLVEEWNHLKQEVTPSDLLIADEVWERLPRQISDKKIMHSQVSEDEKTLDVIPGLLFWYRRAIFSHARYEGFLLYGKGITLVFCQLRKVPQQKNDYDCGLFVLYFMERFIEEAPERLKKNDLAMFGKQWFKPEEASSLRVKIRKLLLEELEKAKGCPDTPESSPRSGSSPSGLHGDDRRLTPKSSPHSGSNSSGYLEMIED; encoded by the exons ATGGCTTCAGGGAGGACACTACACCATCAGAAAAACAATCTTCCTTTTCCAGGCTATTTACTCAATCTTTGGATGAAAAT GATAGGTGATGTTGATAAAGCACCACTCAGCTTCAATCATGGGGACTGGCGCagaaagaaatgtaaaagaaaGCTCTCACCAGTGGGTCGGAGAAAGCCTAGTTTATCATCAAGAAAGCGACCTTTTCAATCTCCAAGAGAAATTTCTCTCGACAGAAAGCAGCATTCCTTGGATGGTGGTCGAAGGGGAAGGGCTCGCTTCTCTTCTAATAATTTCTATGGTGAATTATTTTCTCATCGCCTTGCGAAAAG GAAAAATGACATGCGTGCTCTACCTTTTAATGATTCGACGCCTAAGAAG GAGCTGACAGTTGTTCTTGATGATGAAGAGGAATGTCATCTTATAGAAACGGCTGAGCAGGCAGGCGAAATTGCTGAATG CATGGAAGAAACTAAGATCTACTACCCATCAAG AGATGATCCAGGCTCTGTTGAAATATGTTCTGCAGACTTAGACTGCCTTAAACCTGAAGGCTATCTCACTTCGACtattatgaatttttacaTCCT ATATCTACAGCTTCAAGCATCACAGTCAAGTAGGGGAATAAACGATTATCTCTTTTTCAACACATACTTCTACAAGAAGCTCCAAGAGGCTGTATCGTGCAAG GAAAATGTGAGAGATGCATCTTTTGCCAGGCTTAGGAGGTGGTGGAAGGGTGTGAATATATTTCAGAAGGCATATGTTCTTATACCGATACATGATGA GCTACACTGGAGCTTGGCAATTATATGTGTACCAGATAAGGAGGACAGATCAGGACCGATATTACTTCATCTAGATTCTCTACAACTTCATCGAAGTAAATCTATTTTTGACAACATTAGAAG ATTTTTGGTAGAAGAATGGAATCATCTAAAGCAAGAAGTTACTCCTTCAGATCTCCTTATAGCAGATGAGGTTTGGGAAAGGCTCCCTCGTCAAATTTCAGACAAGAAGATTATG CATTCGCAAGTTTCTGAAGATGAGAAAACACTTGATGTCATCCCTGGCCTGTTATTTTGGTATAGGAGAGCAATTTTTAGTCATGCGAGATATGAAGGATTTCTGCTTTATGGGAAAGGAATCACCTTGGTGTTTTGTCAGTTACGCAAG GTGCCTcaacaaaaaaatgattatgatTGCGGTCTCTTTGTGCTGTATTTCATGGAGCGTTTCATTGAAGAGGCCCCGGAGAGGCTAAAGAAGAATGATTTAGCTATG TTTGGGAAGCAGTGGTTCAAGCCAGAAGAGGCCTCTAGCTTGAGAGTGAAGATCCGTAAATTGCTCTTGGAGGAACTTGAGAAAGCTAAAGGGTGTCCCGATACTCCCGAATCTTCTCCACGTTCAGGGAGTAGTCCTTCTGGATTACATGGAGATGATCGAAGACTGACTCCCAAATCTTCTCCACATTCAGGGAGTAATTCTTCCGGATATCTGGAGATGATTGAAGACTGA